One window of Populus nigra chromosome 5, ddPopNigr1.1, whole genome shotgun sequence genomic DNA carries:
- the LOC133694702 gene encoding bifunctional 3-dehydroquinate dehydratase/shikimate dehydrogenase, chloroplastic-like has product MGSVGILTNSVMVCAPLMAQSVEQMVIDMHSAKAQGADVVEVRLDCINKFRPSQDLETIIRNKPLPVIIVYRPKWEGGQYEGDEHRRLEALRLAHDLGADYIDLELKVASELIWELKNKHQNGGKVIVSSYLNGATPSKENLSHLVATMQATEADIIKVVSNADDITEMERIFHLLSHCEVPAVAYSVGERGLISQLLCPKFGGALVYGSVEGNSIPGLPTLDSLREAYKVDCINSDTKVFGLVSKPVGHSKGPLLHNPTFRHANFNGIYVPMFVDDLKKFFDVYASPDFAGYSVGFPYKEAVVQFCDEVHPLAKCIGAVNTIIRRPCDGKLIGYNTDCEGSITAIEDALRDQKYVNGRSLNSPLAGKQFVVVGAGGAGRAIAVGAKSRGARLIIFDIDLERAKSLARAVSGEAQHFESLAHFQPENGAILANATPIGMHPSTDRIPAAEETLGNYQLVFDAVYTPRKTRLLKDADAAGAITVSGVEMFLRQAIGQFNLFTGREAPKDFMREIVLAKF; this is encoded by the exons ATGGGGAGTGTTGGAATCCTGACAAATTCTGTAATGGTTTGTGCTCCATTAATGGCTCAATCTGTTGAGCAAATGGTGATCGACATGCATAGTGCAAAGGCACAAGGTGCTGATGTTGTGGAGGTCAGGTTGGACTGCATTAACAAGTTTCGGCCTAGCCAAGACCTGGAAACCATCATCAGAAACAAGCCATTGCCGGTGATCATTGTCTACAG GCCAAAGTGGGAAGGTGGGCAGTACGAAGGGGATGAGCACAGAAGGTTGGAAGCACTTCGTTTGGCACATGATCTGGGAGCTGATTATATTGATTTGGAGCTCAAG GTTGCCTCTGAGCTGATATGGGAACTGAAAAACAAGCATCAGAATGGTGGGAAAGTCATTGTATCATCTTACTTGAATGGTGCAACCCCCTCGAAAGAAAATCTCAGCCATCTTGTTGCAACCATGCAAGCTACTGAAGCAGATATCATCAAAGTTGTTTCTAATGCAGATGATATCACAGAAATGGAAAGGATTTTTCATTTGCTTTCGCATTGCGAG GTGCCAGCAGTTGCATACTCGGTGGGGGAGAGAGGCCTCATAAGCCAGCTGTTGTGCCCCAAATTCGGTGGTGCTTTAGTCTATGGATCCGTGGAAGGAAATTCAATTCCTGGTTTACCTACATTAGACAGCCTTAGAGAagcctacaaggttgactgcaTTAATTCAGATACTAAAGTTTTCGGTCTTGTTTCAAAGCCAGTTGGCCACAGCAAAGGCCCTCTGTTGCATAATCCTACCTTCAGACATGCGAACTTTAATGGGATCTATGTCCCCATGTTTGTCGATGATCTCAAGAAGTTCTTTGATGTCTACGCAAGCCCTGACTTTGCTGGTTATAG TGTTGGGTTTCCATACAAGGAAGCTGTCGTGCAGTTCTGTGATGAAGTCCATCCACTGGCTAAG TGTATAGGAGCTGTTAATACCATCATAAGGAGGCCCTGTGATGGGAAACTGATAGGTTATAATACAGACTGTGAGGGTTCAATAACTGCAATTGAGGATGCTTTGAGAG ATCAGAAATACGTCAATGGCAGATCCTTAAATTCTCCGTTGGCTGGGAAACAGTTTGTGGTAGTTGGTGCTGGAGGTGCTGGAAGAGCAATTGCAGTTGGAGCAAAGAGTAGAGGAGCCCGTTTAATTATTTTCGACATCGATCTCG agagagcaaaGAGTCTTGCTCGAGCTGTTTCTGGTGAAGCTCAACATTTTGAAAGTCTAGCACATTTCCAGCCTGAGAATGGGGCAATCCTTGCAAATGCAACACCGATAGGAATGCATCCGAGTACAGATCGAATTCCCGCGGCCGAG GAAACCTTGGGAAACTACCAACTGGTATTCGATGCTGTTTACACACCAAGAAAAACCAGACTATTAAAAGATGCTGATGCTGCTGGAGCAATTACAGTGAGTGGAGTTGAGATGTTCCTCAGACAGGCCATCGGGCAGTTCAACCTCTTCACCGGCAGAGAAG CTCCGAAGGACTTCATGCGGGAGATTGTTTTAGCCAAATTCTGA
- the LOC133694698 gene encoding uncharacterized protein LOC133694698, with the protein MECNKDEAIRAKDIAERKMQNGDFEGAKKIALKALQLYPDLENISQMLAVCEVHCSAQNKLYGSEMDWYGILQIERFSDEAVIKKQYRKFALSLHPDKNKFSGAEAAFKLIGEANRVLTDPAKRSLYDMKCKGSVRPAAPRPTSHQSNQNSIAKKQHEANKFSSAPGSQYMSAHPYQPQRPTFWTCCTSCNMRYQYYRELQNKTLRCQSCQNSFIAINLDIHGVLNGSPWSQFPNQNGVPNQGPSKVVPRRNSGKPSGASFSDRFRPVDIGGSSKPSEVKVGNNIKNGGASKDLGTSKSASRKRGKQSRVESSESFETGSNDDSDEDVVIQENRSSISGQNSGSCGGNQPRRSSRQKQNVSYKERLIDDDDFSVSPSKRHRVNGLSSVIEEEIKEAVRDGGLHKEQSSAGVDAAAVDRNEKEVKQRSSSVLEESLSNKKSKTGVFTKREEASTVEKADALSDNKDGKPKADDIRNPETLEIPDPDFSNFENDKAENCFAVNQMWAIYDDTDGMPRFYARIKKVLSPGFKLLITWLEASSDVAHEKDWSDKDLPVACGKFESGDSQRTADRAMFSHQMCFMNGNSRGSYLIYPQKGETWALFKDWEVKWSSEPEKHRPPYRFEFVEVLSDFDENFGIGVAYLQKVNGFVSIFRRAARDRVIQFCIPPTELYKFSHRIPSFRMSGKEGDGVPAGSFELDPASLPSNLDDLSDPSDTKLEKENVHNQSTNLCSQSPKSELKTTKVSRKICMPKKYESGPEIGSSIFGKSPTDTIVIVAGLCARNWDGRKVKDPGNIAQPGGINISSPAKDRTETPEKQNKSELVADALTPRRSPRDLSNRNGEVNASQGMTEGDTQKNAAANNDVSRGKPSSLLSQPDDMMHAKDGGSVGLIISGISSGRKVVELEVECYNFEREKSQDKFQLDQIWALYSNDGGLPRNYCQIKVIDSTPNFRLHVAMLEACSPPKDARRPVCCGIFKVNDEETKVLSTSKFSHLLKVQSIGNSKYEIHPRKGEIWALYKNWNSESCSDQSVGESDIVEVLEDNECSVKVVVLIPARVSESPGRNKCFYWAPRIQRSKTGVLDIPRAEFCRFSHQCSAFKHAGEKGKCPRSYWEIDPSSIISNPVILVD; encoded by the coding sequence ATGGAGTGCAACAAAGATGAGGCCATAAGAGCAAAGGATATCGCGGAGAGGAAGATGCAAAATGGTGACTTTGAAGGCGCAAAGAAAATTGCATTGAAGGCGCTGCAACTCTACCCTGATCTTGAGAATATTTCCCAAATGTTGGCGGTCTGTGAGGTTCATTGTTCTGCACAAAATAAACTATACGGGTCAGAAATGGATTGGTATGGAATTCTCCAAATTGAACGCTTTTCTGACGAGGCAGTTATCAAGAAGCAATACAGAAAGTTTGCGCTCTCGCTTCATCCAGACAAGAACAAGTTTTCTGGTGCAGAGGCGGCTTTCAAACTGATTGGTGAAGCAAATAGGGTGCTTACAGATCCAGCCAAGCGTTCTTTGTATGATATGAAGTGTAAAGGTTCAGTGAGACCTGCTGCACCAAGGCCAACATCCCATCAGTCAAATCAGAACTCCATTGCCAAGAAGCAGCATGAGGCTAACAAATTTTCTAGCGCGCCTGGTTCTCAGTACATGAGTGCGCATCCATACCAGCCACAGCGACCAACATTCTGGACATGCTGCACCTCTTGTAATATGAGGTACCAGTACTACAGAGaacttcaaaataaaactttgcGCTGTCAAAGTTGCCAGAATTCTTTCATTGCAATCAATTTGGATATTCATGGAGTGCTTAATGGATCACCCTGGAGTCAATTCCCCAATCAGAATGGAGTTCCAAATCAGGGGCCCTCTAAAGTTGTTCCACGAAGAAACAGTGGAAAGCCTTCTGGTGCTAGTTTTTCAGACAGGTTTAGACCAGTTGACATTGGTGGGAGTTCTAAACCGAGTGAGGTGAAAGTaggaaataacataaaaaatggtGGTGCTTCCAAAGATTTGGGAACTTCTAAAAGTGCAAGCAGGAAGAGAGGAAAGCAGTCTCGAGTGGAATCTAGTGAGAGTTTTGAGACAGGAAGCAATGATGACAGTGATGAAGATGTGGTTATTCAAGAAAATAGAAGTAGTATTTCTGGACAGAATTCAGGATCCTGTGGAGGCAATCAACCTAGGAGATCTTCAAGGCAAAAGCAGAATGTTTCTTACAAGGAAAGAttaattgatgatgatgatttttctgtATCCCCATCAAAAAGACACAGGGTGAATGGATTGTCTAGTGTCATTGAAGAGGAGATTAAAGAAGCAGTCAGGGATGGCGGGTTACATAAGGAGCAATCTTCAGCTGGTGTGGATGCTGCTGCAGTGGATAGAAATGAGAAGGAGGTCAAGCAAAGGTCAAGTTCGGTTCTGGAAGAAAGCTTGTCAAATAAGAAAAGCAAAACTGGTGTGTTCACGAAGAGGGAGGAAGCATCCACGGTGGAGAAAGCTGATGCACTATCAGATAATAAAGATGGAAAACCCAAAGCTGATGACATTAGAAATCCAGAGACATTAGAAATCCCTGATCCAGATTTCAGTAATTTTGAGAATGACAAGGCTGAAAACTGTTTTGCTGTTAATCAAATGTGGGCTATTTATGATGATACAGATGGCATGCCAAGATTCTATGCTCGGATCAAGAAAGTTCTCTCACCTGGTTTCAAGCTACTGATAACTTGGCTCGAGGCTAGCTCAGATGTTGCACATGAGAAAGACTGGTCAGACAAGGATTTGCCTGTTGCATGTGGTAAGTTTGAAAGTGGGGACTCTCAAAGAACTGCAGATCGTGCTATGTTCTCTCATCAGATGTGCTTTATGAATGGCAATAGCAGAGGCAGTTACTTGATATATCCTCAAAAGGGGGAAACTTGGGCACTCTTCAAGGATTGGGAAGTGAAATGGAGTTCTGAACCAGAAAAGCATAGACCACCTTACAGATTTGAATTTGTGGAGGTTCTATCAGATTTTGATGAGAACTTTGGCATTGGAGTTGCGTATTTACAAAAAGTGAATGGATTTGTCAGCATTTTTCGGCGAGCTGCTCGTGATAGGGTCATCCAATTTTGCATTCCACCAACTGAGCTATACAAGTTTTCACACCGGATTCCTTCGTTTAGAATGTCTGGCAAGGAAGGAGATGGTGTTCCTGCTGGGTCTTTTGAACTTGATCCTGCTTCTCTGCCTAGCAATCTTGATGACCTCAGCGATCCCAGTGATACTAAGCTGGAAAAGGAAAATGTGCATAATCAATCAACTAATTTGTGTTCTCAATCTCCCAAAAGTGAATTGAAAACCACAAAGGTCTCCAGGAAGATTTGCATGCCCAAGAAATATGAGAGTGGACCAGAAATAGGGAGCTCAATCTTTGGAAAATCTCCAACAGACACAATTGTAATTGTTGCAGGTCTATGTGCAAGAAACTGGGATGGTAGGAAGGTCAAAGACCCTGGCAACATTGCTCAGCCTGGAGGAATTAATATTTCATCCCCAGCTAAAGATAGGACTGAGACCCCTGAGAAACAGAATAAGAGTGAACTTGTAGCAGATGCATTGACACCTAGAAGATCTCCAAGGGATTTAAGTAACAGAAATGGTGAAGTTAATGCTAGTCAGGGTATGACTGAGGGGGATACTCAAAAGAATGCTGCAGCCAACAATGATGTAAGCCGTGGGAAACCAAGTTCTTTGTTGAGTCAACCTGATGATATGATGCATGCGAAGGATGGTGGTTCAGTTGGTCTCATAATAAGTGGTATATCTTCTGGTCGTAAAGTTGTAGAGCTAGAAGTAGAGTGCTATAATTTCGAGAGGGAAAAGTCACAGGATAAATTTCAGCTTGATCAAATATGGGCACTTTACAGCAATGATGGTGGGCTGCCCAGGAATTATTGTCAAATCAAGGTGATTGATTCTACCCCTAATTTCAGATTGCATGTGGCAATGCTTGAAGCGTGCTCGCCTCCAAAAGATGCAAGGCGGCCAGTTTGTTGTGGTATATTTAAAGTTAACGATGAGGAAACCAAGGTGCTCTCCACTTCTAAATTCTCTCATCTGTTGAAAGTTCAATCCATCGGGAACAGCAAGTATGAAATTCACCCCAGAAAAGGCGAGATATGGGCACTATATAAGAACTGGAATTCTGAGTCATGTTCAGACCAGAGCGTTGGTGAATCTGACATTGTTGAGGTGCTGGAAGATAATGAATGCAGTGTGAAAGTTGTAGTTTTGATTCCTGCTAGAGTGAGTGAATCTCCTGGtagaaataaatgtttttactGGGCTCCTAGAATCCAAAGATCAAAAACTGGGGTTCTGGATATACCACGAGCCGAGTTTTGTAGATTTTCACATCAGTGTTCTGCTTTCAAGCACGCTGGAGAGAAAGGTAAGTGCCCGAGAAGCTATTGGGAGATTGATCCTTCATCAATTATTTCTAATCCTGTAATTTTGGTAGATTGA
- the LOC133694963 gene encoding uncharacterized protein LOC133694963 isoform X1, translating to MEQEINDTETKLAEASTKSQSTENNNMETENPIEASTKLQSEINNNGDGNHVDALTKGQSSRRRTPKSLRAKSKTIEKPSANNSLKSKKAKSSPKSQGRNRKKNKDIIQGKGERNRNEHGDADNLNSSEKNVSKKERIEKGQEIRKNQERFVGSNKGQKNQKSGEKHGVLVDKSSRNKKNKGKLDEKEKNGWDEKKKEKLGGMIFMCSAKTKPDCFLYRVMGVTMNKKELILGVKPGLKLFLYDFDLKLMYGIYEASSAGGVKLEPKAFGGSFPFQVRFVVHKDCFPITESVFKKAIKDNYNEKNKFKTELTVRQVLKLSALFRPVIGPVRSPPMATVQDREVYAGARDLQVHLEREAFARGNHDARRYSMLSGERDGHVEYQQAGSMHRDEFPCDLFMSEKEYRTYGLSGERRKLTPSHHIPSTLDPYQRDQEREHFLRQPDPICRDTVPLQREAVLAVPLYLNQPYNSSGRRELPPAVTSIPPTSSGSALAALDPYTRDPYYTYHHGASSADAYVPPPRRDELSSGSYYVDGRRETYLFEADPLRRREADQEGRLYSTHASDALSNYNKLLQYHGAKPETAPPSVSSRYSFAGPSVYYR from the exons AtggaacaagagattaatgataCAGAAACTAAGCTGGCTGAAGCCTCCACAAAATCGCAGTCAACTGAGAATAACAATATGGAAACTGAGAATCCTATTGAAGCATCGACTAAGTTACAATCTGAAATAAACAACAATGGAGATGGAAATCACGTGGATGCATTAACTAAAGGTCAATCATCCAGAAGAAGAACCCCCAAATCATTGAGGGCCAAATCTAAAACCATAGAGAAACCTTCAGCTAACAATTCTTTGAAGTCCAAGAAAGCTAAAAGCAGTCCAAAATCTCAAGGAAGAAACAGAAAGAAGAATAAAGATATTATACAAGGCAAGGGAGAAAGAAACAGAAATGAGCATGGTGATGCTGATAACCTGAATTCGAGTGAAAAGAATGTTTCTAAGAAAGAGCGCATTGAGAAAGGCCAAGAGATTCGAAAGAACCAAGAAAGATTTGTTGGGTCAAATAAGGGTCAAAAGAACCAAAAGAGTGGAGAAAAGCATGGTGTCTTGGTTGACAAAAGCTcgaggaataaaaaaaacaaaggaaaacttgatgagaaagaaaagaatggatgggatgagaagaagaaagaaaagcttGGTGGTATGATCTTTATGTGCAGTGCAAAAACCAAGCCAGATTGTTTCCTCTATCGTGTCATGGGTGTCACAATGAATAAAAAGGAACTCATATTGGGTGTGAAACCTGGACTTAAGCTTTTCCTctatgattttgatctgaaactTATGTATGGTATCTATGAAGCATCCTCTGCTGGTGGAGTAAAATTGGAGCCCAAGGCTTTTGGTGGTTCCTTCCCATTtcag GTGCGGTTTGTTGTTCATAAGGACTGTTTTCCAATCACTGAGAGTGTTTTCAAGAAGGCTATAAAGGACAATTATAATGAGAAGAACAAGTTCAAAACAGAACTTACTGTTCGACAG GTCCTGAAACTCAGTGCACTTTTCCGCCCAGTTATAGGGCCTGTACGCTCGCCACCAATGGCTACTGTTCAGGACAGAGAAGTTTATGCGGGAGCAAGAGACTTGCAGGTCCATTTGGAAAGGGAAGCATTTGCTAGAGGCAATCATGATGCTAGGAGATACTCTATGCTCTCTGGTGAAAGGGATGGACATGTTGAATACCAGCAGGCGGGCTCTATGCACAGAGATGAGTTTCCTTGTGATTTATTCATGAGTGAAAAGGAATATAGAACGTATGGCCTTTCaggagagagaagaaagttGACTCCCTCTCATCATATTCCATCCACTCTAGACCCGTACCAGAGAGACCAGGAAAGAGAACACTTTCTTAGACAGCCAGACCCTATATGCAGAGACACTGTACCTTTGCAAAGAGAAGCCGTTCTGGCTGTTCCTCTCTACTTGAACCAGCCATATAATTCTAGTGGTAGACGTGAATTGCCACCAGCCGTTACGTCGATACCTCCAACTTCTTCTGGCTCTGCTCTTGCTGCTTTGGACCCATACACAAGGGATCCATATTATACTTACCATCATGGTGCTTCATCTGCAGATGCATATGTGCCACCTCCAAGGAGAGATGAACTTTCTTCAGGTTCCTATTATGTTGATGGTCGTAGAGAGACTTACCTATTTGAGGCAGATCCCTTGCGTAGGAGGGAAGCTGATCAAGAGGGTAGATTATACTCGACGCATGCTTCTGATGCATTGTCAAATTATAACAAGTTACTCCAGTACCACGGAGCCAAGCCTGAAACTGCACCTCCATCAGTTTCATCTCGGTACTCCTTTGCTGGGCCATCTGTGTACTATCGCTAA
- the LOC133694963 gene encoding uncharacterized protein LOC133694963 isoform X2 — translation MEQEINDTETKLAEASTKSQSTENNNMETENPIEASTKLQSEINNNGDGNHVDALTKGQSSRRRTPKSLRAKSKTIEKPSANNSLKSKKAKSSPKSQGRNRKKNKDIIQGKGERNRNEHGDADNLNSSEKNVSKKERIEKGQEIRKNQERFVGSNKGQKNQKSGEKHGVLVDKSSRNKKNKGKLDEKEKNGWDEKKKEKLGGMIFMCSAKTKPDCFLYRVMGVTMNKKELILGVKPGLKLFLYDFDLKLMYGIYEASSAGGVKLEPKAFGGSFPFQVRFVVHKDCFPITESVFKKAIKDNYNEKNKFKTELTVRQVLKLSALFRPVIGPVRSPPMATVQDREVYAGARDLQVHLEREAFARGNHDARRYSMLSGERDGHVEYQQAGSMHRDEFPCDLFMSEKEYRTYGLSGERRKLTPSHHIPSTLDPYQRDQEREHFLRQPDPICRDTVPLQREAVLAVPLYLNQPYNSSDAYVPPPRRDELSSGSYYVDGRRETYLFEADPLRRREADQEGRLYSTHASDALSNYNKLLQYHGAKPETAPPSVSSRYSFAGPSVYYR, via the exons AtggaacaagagattaatgataCAGAAACTAAGCTGGCTGAAGCCTCCACAAAATCGCAGTCAACTGAGAATAACAATATGGAAACTGAGAATCCTATTGAAGCATCGACTAAGTTACAATCTGAAATAAACAACAATGGAGATGGAAATCACGTGGATGCATTAACTAAAGGTCAATCATCCAGAAGAAGAACCCCCAAATCATTGAGGGCCAAATCTAAAACCATAGAGAAACCTTCAGCTAACAATTCTTTGAAGTCCAAGAAAGCTAAAAGCAGTCCAAAATCTCAAGGAAGAAACAGAAAGAAGAATAAAGATATTATACAAGGCAAGGGAGAAAGAAACAGAAATGAGCATGGTGATGCTGATAACCTGAATTCGAGTGAAAAGAATGTTTCTAAGAAAGAGCGCATTGAGAAAGGCCAAGAGATTCGAAAGAACCAAGAAAGATTTGTTGGGTCAAATAAGGGTCAAAAGAACCAAAAGAGTGGAGAAAAGCATGGTGTCTTGGTTGACAAAAGCTcgaggaataaaaaaaacaaaggaaaacttgatgagaaagaaaagaatggatgggatgagaagaagaaagaaaagcttGGTGGTATGATCTTTATGTGCAGTGCAAAAACCAAGCCAGATTGTTTCCTCTATCGTGTCATGGGTGTCACAATGAATAAAAAGGAACTCATATTGGGTGTGAAACCTGGACTTAAGCTTTTCCTctatgattttgatctgaaactTATGTATGGTATCTATGAAGCATCCTCTGCTGGTGGAGTAAAATTGGAGCCCAAGGCTTTTGGTGGTTCCTTCCCATTtcag GTGCGGTTTGTTGTTCATAAGGACTGTTTTCCAATCACTGAGAGTGTTTTCAAGAAGGCTATAAAGGACAATTATAATGAGAAGAACAAGTTCAAAACAGAACTTACTGTTCGACAG GTCCTGAAACTCAGTGCACTTTTCCGCCCAGTTATAGGGCCTGTACGCTCGCCACCAATGGCTACTGTTCAGGACAGAGAAGTTTATGCGGGAGCAAGAGACTTGCAGGTCCATTTGGAAAGGGAAGCATTTGCTAGAGGCAATCATGATGCTAGGAGATACTCTATGCTCTCTGGTGAAAGGGATGGACATGTTGAATACCAGCAGGCGGGCTCTATGCACAGAGATGAGTTTCCTTGTGATTTATTCATGAGTGAAAAGGAATATAGAACGTATGGCCTTTCaggagagagaagaaagttGACTCCCTCTCATCATATTCCATCCACTCTAGACCCGTACCAGAGAGACCAGGAAAGAGAACACTTTCTTAGACAGCCAGACCCTATATGCAGAGACACTGTACCTTTGCAAAGAGAAGCCGTTCTGGCTGTTCCTCTCTACTTGAACCAGCCATATAATTCTAGTG ATGCATATGTGCCACCTCCAAGGAGAGATGAACTTTCTTCAGGTTCCTATTATGTTGATGGTCGTAGAGAGACTTACCTATTTGAGGCAGATCCCTTGCGTAGGAGGGAAGCTGATCAAGAGGGTAGATTATACTCGACGCATGCTTCTGATGCATTGTCAAATTATAACAAGTTACTCCAGTACCACGGAGCCAAGCCTGAAACTGCACCTCCATCAGTTTCATCTCGGTACTCCTTTGCTGGGCCATCTGTGTACTATCGCTAA